The following DNA comes from Paenibacillus crassostreae.
TAGTATCTTCCAACTGAGATCTAATTTGGTTAACACGAGCATCGATATCAGCCTTGTTACCAGCACCGTCTACGATAATTGTGTTTTCTTTGGTTACACGCACTTGACGAGCAGTTCCCAATTGTTCAACTGTTGCTGTTTTCAGATCAAGACCAAGTTCTTCTGTAATCACTTGTCCGCCTGTCAATGCAGCGATATCTTGAAGCATTGCTTTACGACGATCACCGAATCCTGGAGCTTTAACAGCTACTGCGTTGAATGTTCCACGCAATTTGTTCACTACCAGCATAGCTTGTGCTTCGCCTTCGATATCTTCAGCAATAATTACAAGTGGTTTAGCTTGTTGAACGATTTTCTCAAGCAATGGCAAGATTTCTTGTGTGCTGGAGATTTTCTTATCTGTGATTAGGATGTATGGATTATCAAGAATTGCTTCCATTTTATCCGTATCTGTAATCATGTATGGAGAAATGTATCCGCGGTCGAATTGCATACCTTCCACGACTTCCATTTCAGTTGCGAATCCACGAGATTCTTCAACAGTGATAACACCATCGTTTCCTACCTTTTCCATAGCTTCAGCAATCAATTCGCCTACTTCTTCGTCAGCAGCAGAGATAGATGCAACTTGTGCAATGGATTGTTTGCCTTCGATTGGCTTAGCAATGTTCTTAAGTTCGATTACAGCTGCTTTAACAGCCTTCTCGATCCCTTTACGAATAACCATTGGGTTAGCACCCGCAGTTACGTTCTTAAGACCTTCACGAATCATCGCTTGAGCAAGAACTGTAGCTGTAGTTGTACCGTCACCAGCAACATCATTTGTCTTGGTAGCTACTTCTTTAACAAGTTGTGCACCCATGTTCTCAAAAGCATCTTCCAATTCGATTTCTTTCGCAATCGTAACACCGTCATTAGTAATAAGCGGGCTACCGAATTTCTTCTCAAGAACTACGTTACGACCTTTAGGTCCCAAAGTAACCTTTACAGCGTTTGCCAAAGCATCAACACCGCGAAGCATAGAGCGACGAGCATCTTCACTAAATCTAATATCTTTTGCCATTGTGATGTAAACCTCCCATTTGATTATAAATTAATTTCGTTCGTTCCTATGGTTTAGGCTAATTAACCTAAAATAGCATGAATGTCGCTTTCTTTCATAATCAAATATTCTTTACCTTCATATTTGATTTCTGTACCGGCATATTTAGAGAACAATACTCGGTCACCTTCTTTAACTTCAAGAGCAACACGTGCCCCATCTTTTACGGCACCACTACCTACAGCAATAACTTTGCCTTCTTGCGGCTTTTCTTTAGCGGAGTCCGGAAGGACAATCCCGAATGAAGTCGTTTCTTCTTGCTCGATTGGCTCTACCAATACGCGGTCACCTAAAGGTCTGATCATGAAAAATAGCCTCCTTAAATTATTATAGTATGTTGTTATGCAGTTACATCTGTCGATATATGTATTAGCACTCGACAAGCATCAGTGCTAACAACTAACATTTATGATACTCAACTTTAGCATATTTTTCAAGTCCTAATGCTTGATTTCACAAAAATATATGAACCCTCATCCATTCTGTCCATACATCCACTAAATATGCTCTTACTGGAGAATAATTGA
Coding sequences within:
- the groES gene encoding co-chaperone GroES gives rise to the protein MIRPLGDRVLVEPIEQEETTSFGIVLPDSAKEKPQEGKVIAVGSGAVKDGARVALEVKEGDRVLFSKYAGTEIKYEGKEYLIMKESDIHAILG
- the groL gene encoding chaperonin GroEL (60 kDa chaperone family; promotes refolding of misfolded polypeptides especially under stressful conditions; forms two stacked rings of heptamers to form a barrel-shaped 14mer; ends can be capped by GroES; misfolded proteins enter the barrel where they are refolded when GroES binds), with protein sequence MAKDIRFSEDARRSMLRGVDALANAVKVTLGPKGRNVVLEKKFGSPLITNDGVTIAKEIELEDAFENMGAQLVKEVATKTNDVAGDGTTTATVLAQAMIREGLKNVTAGANPMVIRKGIEKAVKAAVIELKNIAKPIEGKQSIAQVASISAADEEVGELIAEAMEKVGNDGVITVEESRGFATEMEVVEGMQFDRGYISPYMITDTDKMEAILDNPYILITDKKISSTQEILPLLEKIVQQAKPLVIIAEDIEGEAQAMLVVNKLRGTFNAVAVKAPGFGDRRKAMLQDIAALTGGQVITEELGLDLKTATVEQLGTARQVRVTKENTIIVDGAGNKADIDARVNQIRSQLEDTTSEFDKEKLQERLAKLSGGVAVIKVGAATETELKERKLRIEDALNATRAAVEEGIVSGGGTALVNVYNAVNAVDVTGDERTGVNIVLRALEEPIRTIAANAGQEGSVIVERLKKEAIGIGYNAATDEWVNMFEAGIVDPAKVTRSALQNAASVAAMFLTTEAVIADKPEPEKAGMPDMGGMGGMGGMM